In a single window of the Helicobacter felis ATCC 49179 genome:
- a CDS encoding N-6 DNA methylase translates to MSEQTTNKLRDFISGKEIRESPEEKEAVQPFLKILHEDYGYPKNLIQAHPQYRVKASPSDKKGYPIDIAVFETIQNEKRLKIVVECKKKDRKDGIEQLKDYLRFCEAHIGIWFNGKESVYIQKIEKSGNITFEEITAFPKHNEKLSEIGKYLRKDLKPTHNLKEIFKEIRGRIVANSTGVNRDEQIAKEMILLILCKIYDERFTAHDQMVRFRASIDESDEEVSGRINGLFADIQQKYDDVLNKQDAITFDGKTLKLVVGKLQNICITETDRDSVGDAFEVFIGYSLKGSQGQFFTPKNVVRLMVEIVAPDKKHTIIDPACGSCGFLVESLKYLWHTLDETIENEISRAEEKMALAIKNIRGIEKDSFLTKVGKAYMTILGDGKGGIFCEDSLELPKNWGELTKSQIKLENFDISFSNPPFGKDIRVTGKDKLAQYALNLNKKEGNVSTLFLERNLQLLKKGGRLAIILPETYFHAPSTRYVREFLYKHNIEWLIDIPHNTFRPHNNAKCIILILQKDAKQQRFIHMAVAEFAGHDHNGKVIYNADGSVKDDTLTIIDEVKGRVDEKKYTFEVEAHRVIESDILIPRYFWKSKELEIADIAHRKNLNTVSLQELIDHACISFFDGHGSPKGELKGEGSIPYIRVKDIVNWQIYKDPTAMIPLDEYNRLFSKAKRLKPKDILFVKRGSYRIGSVAMVSPNDTHVILTREILVLRVNTQNATKQYGITPEYLLYAMSHIITYKQLENKIFIDTTLPNIADRWKELKIPIPKDISQLEQITEKVKNAITQQWGFLNAVNDLKNHHDVFYT, encoded by the coding sequence ATGAGCGAGCAAACTACGAACAAGTTGAGGGATTTTATCTCGGGTAAAGAAATTAGGGAAAGCCCTGAAGAGAAAGAGGCGGTGCAACCATTTTTAAAGATACTCCACGAAGACTATGGTTATCCCAAAAATCTCATACAAGCACACCCACAATACAGAGTCAAGGCAAGCCCATCTGACAAAAAAGGTTATCCCATTGACATTGCTGTTTTTGAAACAATACAGAATGAGAAAAGGCTAAAAATTGTCGTGGAGTGCAAGAAAAAAGATAGAAAAGATGGAATAGAGCAACTAAAAGACTATCTTAGATTTTGTGAAGCGCACATAGGCATTTGGTTTAATGGTAAGGAGAGTGTTTATATCCAAAAGATAGAGAAGTCTGGAAATATTACTTTTGAAGAGATAACGGCTTTCCCCAAGCACAATGAAAAATTAAGCGAGATAGGAAAGTATCTAAGAAAAGATTTAAAACCCACGCACAACTTAAAAGAAATTTTTAAAGAGATTAGGGGGCGGATTGTCGCTAACAGCACAGGCGTGAATCGAGATGAACAAATCGCTAAAGAGATGATTTTATTGATCCTTTGCAAAATTTACGATGAGCGTTTTACTGCTCATGATCAAATGGTGAGATTTAGAGCATCGATAGATGAGAGTGATGAAGAAGTCAGCGGTAGAATTAATGGACTTTTTGCGGACATACAGCAGAAGTATGACGATGTTTTAAATAAACAAGATGCCATAACCTTTGATGGCAAAACCCTAAAATTAGTGGTGGGCAAGCTTCAAAATATTTGTATCACTGAAACTGATAGGGACAGCGTGGGGGATGCGTTTGAAGTTTTTATAGGATACTCGTTAAAGGGTTCTCAAGGGCAGTTTTTTACGCCCAAAAATGTAGTGAGATTAATGGTGGAAATTGTCGCGCCAGACAAAAAGCACACCATCATCGATCCAGCGTGTGGGAGTTGTGGGTTTTTAGTTGAGTCGTTAAAATACCTTTGGCATACCCTAGATGAAACCATTGAAAACGAAATTTCCAGAGCCGAAGAAAAGATGGCTTTGGCGATCAAGAACATTAGGGGAATTGAAAAAGACAGCTTTTTAACAAAAGTGGGCAAGGCCTATATGACCATTTTGGGCGATGGCAAGGGGGGTATCTTTTGTGAAGACAGCTTGGAATTGCCCAAAAATTGGGGCGAGCTCACAAAAAGCCAAATAAAACTAGAAAACTTTGACATCTCCTTTTCAAATCCGCCCTTTGGAAAAGATATAAGAGTAACGGGCAAGGATAAACTAGCCCAATATGCGTTGAATTTAAATAAGAAGGAAGGCAATGTTTCAACGCTGTTTTTAGAAAGGAATTTACAACTTTTAAAAAAGGGGGGCAGATTGGCGATCATTTTGCCTGAAACCTACTTCCACGCCCCCAGCACGAGATATGTCAGAGAGTTTTTATACAAACACAATATCGAGTGGCTCATTGACATCCCCCACAACACATTTAGACCGCACAACAACGCCAAGTGTATCATCTTAATCCTCCAAAAGGACGCAAAACAACAGAGATTTATCCATATGGCTGTGGCTGAATTTGCAGGACACGATCATAATGGCAAAGTGATTTATAATGCTGATGGCAGTGTCAAAGACGACACGCTGACAATCATTGATGAAGTGAAGGGAAGGGTAGATGAAAAGAAATACACCTTTGAAGTAGAGGCACACAGGGTGATTGAGAGTGATATTTTAATCCCTAGATACTTTTGGAAAAGTAAAGAACTTGAAATCGCAGACATTGCCCATAGAAAAAATCTAAACACGGTTTCTTTGCAAGAGTTGATCGATCATGCGTGCATTAGTTTTTTTGACGGGCATGGCTCGCCTAAAGGGGAGCTAAAAGGTGAGGGTTCAATTCCCTACATAAGAGTTAAGGACATTGTGAATTGGCAAATCTACAAAGACCCCACAGCCATGATTCCTTTAGACGAATATAATAGGCTTTTTTCTAAGGCTAAACGACTCAAGCCAAAAGATATATTATTTGTCAAACGAGGAAGCTACAGAATAGGTAGCGTGGCAATGGTTTCTCCAAACGACACGCATGTTATTCTGACAAGGGAAATATTAGTCCTTAGAGTAAATACGCAAAACGCTACAAAGCAATATGGGATAACACCCGAATATTTGTTATATGCGATGTCTCATATAATTACTTATAAACAACTTGAAAACAAAATTTTTATAGACACGACCTTACCAAACATTGCCGATAGATGGAAAGAGCTAAAAATCCCCATCCCTAAAGATATTAGCCAGCTAGAGCAAATCACAGAAAAGGTCAAAAACGCCATCACTCAACAATGGGGATTTTTAAATGCAGTGAATGATTTAAAAAATCATCATGATGTTTTTTATACTTGA
- the rpmI gene encoding 50S ribosomal protein L35 gives MPKMKTNRGAAKRFKVKKSLIKRGSAFKSHILTKKSPQRKANLNSPHYVHPTNLHSVASMLCKA, from the coding sequence ATGCCTAAGATGAAAACCAATCGTGGGGCAGCCAAACGCTTCAAGGTGAAAAAGAGCTTGATCAAGCGTGGGAGTGCTTTTAAAAGCCATATTTTGACTAAAAAAAGCCCTCAGAGAAAAGCCAATCTCAATAGCCCCCACTATGTGCACCCTACGAATTTGCATTCTGTAGCTAGCATGTTGTGTAAAGCGTAG
- the rplT gene encoding 50S ribosomal protein L20, which translates to MRVKTGVVRRRRHKKVLKLARGFYSGRRKHFRKAKEQLERSLCYAFRDRKQKKRDFRSLWIVRINAACRMHNTSYSRFMHALKSANIELDRKVLADMAMSDAHAFSALLEQVKVHL; encoded by the coding sequence ATGAGAGTTAAAACCGGTGTGGTGCGCCGCCGCCGCCACAAAAAAGTCTTAAAACTAGCGCGCGGGTTTTATAGCGGACGCCGTAAGCATTTTAGAAAAGCCAAAGAACAATTAGAACGCAGTTTATGCTATGCCTTTAGGGATCGCAAGCAGAAAAAGCGCGATTTTAGAAGTCTGTGGATTGTGCGTATCAATGCGGCATGTCGCATGCACAATACGAGTTATTCTAGGTTCATGCACGCTTTAAAGAGCGCAAATATCGAGCTCGATCGTAAGGTCTTAGCGGATATGGCGATGTCAGACGCGCACGCTTTTAGCGCGTTATTAGAGCAAGTTAAAGTGCATCTTTAA
- a CDS encoding pseudouridine synthase family protein, whose amino-acid sequence MPFVREVFEISTPTPAWRFVAQVLNCNPARAQSHIDRGRLRTLEGVRVGKSAHIVGQVALLHFKASESANLHPIFSSPYFDIYYKPKNLYSHPKNYKSHSLYESVYAHNPEARLIHRLDYETSGLVMVSTQKRYENALRELFSARQIKKTYEAWVQGDVRAYAQGPFSVILRILEPKIKIKHADLAIRCQIAKEGKPSATTIEILNFCPHTQRTHLKITPLSGRTHQIRLHLSALGFPIVGEPLYTDDAHARAYLDAKKADFQGSFKSLQTQLALEAIELKFSLFGLRYGISCSYYNKRTDI is encoded by the coding sequence ATGCCCTTTGTGCGCGAAGTCTTTGAGATTTCCACCCCTACACCAGCGTGGCGCTTTGTCGCGCAAGTGTTAAACTGCAACCCCGCGCGCGCCCAAAGCCACATTGATCGGGGGCGTTTGCGCACTCTTGAGGGGGTGCGGGTGGGCAAATCCGCGCACATAGTCGGTCAAGTTGCTCTATTACACTTTAAAGCCTCAGAGTCTGCAAATTTACACCCTATCTTTAGCAGTCCTTATTTTGACATCTACTACAAGCCTAAAAATCTCTACTCTCACCCTAAAAATTACAAGAGTCATAGTCTTTATGAAAGCGTGTATGCGCATAACCCTGAGGCGCGCCTCATCCACCGCCTCGATTATGAGACCAGCGGATTAGTGATGGTGAGTACACAGAAGCGTTATGAAAACGCATTAAGAGAGCTTTTTAGCGCGCGTCAAATTAAAAAAACTTATGAGGCATGGGTGCAGGGGGATGTGCGCGCTTACGCACAAGGTCCTTTTAGTGTGATCTTAAGAATTTTAGAACCCAAGATCAAGATCAAGCACGCGGATTTGGCCATCCGTTGCCAGATTGCCAAAGAGGGCAAGCCTAGCGCGACCACTATAGAAATTTTAAACTTTTGTCCTCACACCCAGCGCACACACCTTAAAATCACTCCCCTAAGCGGGCGCACGCATCAAATCCGCCTGCACTTGAGCGCGCTAGGTTTCCCCATTGTGGGCGAACCGCTCTATACAGACGACGCGCACGCACGCGCCTATTTAGATGCCAAAAAAGCAGATTTTCAAGGCAGCTTTAAGTCCCTGCAAACCCAACTCGCCTTAGAAGCTATAGAGTTAAAATTTAGCCTTTTTGGTTTGAGGTATGGGATTAGTTGCTCTTATTACAATAAGAGGACTGACATTTAA
- a CDS encoding AMIN domain-containing protein: MRTLFILIVFALHLLVARDDPFEPAKKMDNHLDMFDENVADYFKSIKFTLPTTARVLTKITITYQDLDASIHTKEINIGQRIDWHYPLRITQEKAFLQPEESTYQIANFTFWIRENKLYLRTTSKIQRSFILLDPYRIVIDIDREEPTLRETLKIYKKRVNEVVLTTHTNFYRFAIALDGRYSYKIAQKNNYLIVTLY; encoded by the coding sequence ATGCGCACTTTATTTATTCTGATTGTATTTGCCCTGCATTTGCTTGTTGCTAGAGATGATCCCTTTGAGCCTGCTAAGAAGATGGACAATCACCTAGATATGTTTGATGAAAATGTGGCCGATTATTTTAAATCTATCAAGTTTACCCTCCCTACTACTGCGCGCGTACTTACCAAGATCACCATCACTTATCAAGACCTTGATGCTTCCATTCATACCAAAGAGATCAATATTGGCCAACGCATCGATTGGCACTATCCCTTAAGAATTACCCAAGAAAAGGCGTTTTTACAGCCCGAAGAGAGCACCTATCAGATCGCAAACTTCACTTTTTGGATTCGCGAGAATAAGCTATACCTACGCACCACCTCTAAAATCCAGCGATCTTTTATTTTGCTCGATCCTTATCGCATCGTGATTGATATTGATCGCGAAGAACCCACGCTAAGAGAAACCCTTAAGATTTACAAGAAACGGGTCAATGAAGTGGTGCTCACAACTCACACCAATTTTTATAGATTTGCCATCGCTCTTGATGGACGCTATAGCTATAAAATTGCGCAAAAAAACAATTATCTCATCGTTACTCTCTATTAG
- the infC gene encoding translation initiation factor IF-3, with the protein MLNDAISFREVRCVGDGGEQFGIISAAEALKIARNKGLDLVLISANAKPPVCRVMDYGKYCYQAEKKLKEAKKKQKQIEIKEIKLSTQIAQNDINYKVKHAREFIEEGKHVKFKVVLRGRESHDPKAGLDVLQRVHAMMSDIADAQKEPKTEGRFVMWLFVPQKK; encoded by the coding sequence TTGTTGAATGACGCGATCTCCTTTAGAGAAGTGCGTTGCGTGGGCGATGGAGGCGAGCAATTTGGCATTATCAGCGCAGCAGAGGCGTTAAAAATCGCACGCAACAAGGGCTTAGATTTAGTGCTCATTAGTGCGAATGCTAAACCCCCCGTGTGCAGAGTGATGGACTATGGCAAATACTGCTACCAAGCCGAGAAAAAACTCAAAGAAGCTAAAAAGAAACAAAAGCAGATCGAGATCAAAGAGATCAAACTCTCCACCCAGATCGCCCAAAACGACATCAATTACAAAGTCAAACACGCTAGGGAGTTTATAGAGGAGGGCAAGCATGTCAAATTTAAAGTGGTCTTGCGTGGAAGAGAGAGTCACGACCCTAAAGCGGGTTTAGATGTCCTGCAACGCGTGCATGCGATGATGAGCGATATTGCGGACGCGCAAAAAGAACCCAAGACAGAGGGGCGTTTTGTGATGTGGCTCTTCGTGCCTCAAAAAAAGTAA
- a CDS encoding CTP synthase, which yields MATKFIFITGGVLSSLGKGVASSSLAHLLKLCNFKVDILKIDPYINIDPGTLSPFEHGEVFVTADGSETDLDIGHYERFLNKDFSKENNFTTGQIYLSVIEKEREGKYLGKTIQVIPHIVDEIKERILKLGEGKDFLIVEVGGTVGDIEGMVYLEAIRELKNTLGRTRVANVHVSLVPYIPTSQELKSKPTQHSIIELRRLGVSAHIILARCSQPLSLELKRKIASSCDVPVENVIEARDVPSIYACPSEYLKEGLLEAICTHFNIQAQPDTQKLQVWDNLVTHILNPKRTIKIGFVGKYVHLVESYKSYLESMVCVGAHLQVKVEVVFINSEELELQEGETEAHLRARVATALDHLQGILVPGGFGTRGIEGMINAITHARTHHIPFLGVCLGAQLMVVEFARHVLGLHGAHSSEFDPKCAHPVVHLLESQENITHKGSSMRLGTHTIALKEGSPIAKAYGALEVQERHRHRYTINKAYVESYAQHGLEVVAHSPQDQLIEGLALPAEKFFIGVQYHPEFTSRLIAPNPLFKAFVQACL from the coding sequence ATGGCAACCAAATTTATTTTTATCACAGGGGGGGTATTGAGTTCTTTGGGCAAGGGTGTAGCCTCTAGTTCTCTAGCCCACTTGCTTAAACTCTGTAATTTTAAGGTGGATATTCTCAAAATCGACCCCTATATCAACATTGACCCGGGAACCCTAAGCCCCTTTGAGCATGGCGAAGTCTTTGTAACTGCGGATGGGAGTGAAACAGATTTAGACATCGGACATTACGAACGCTTTTTGAACAAAGATTTTTCCAAAGAAAACAACTTCACCACCGGGCAAATCTATCTAAGCGTGATCGAAAAAGAGCGCGAGGGCAAGTATCTAGGCAAAACTATACAGGTGATCCCCCATATTGTAGATGAGATCAAAGAGCGGATCTTAAAGCTAGGCGAGGGAAAAGATTTTCTCATTGTAGAAGTGGGGGGCACTGTGGGGGATATTGAGGGCATGGTGTATTTAGAAGCGATAAGAGAGCTTAAGAACACTTTAGGACGCACGCGCGTGGCTAATGTGCATGTAAGTCTAGTGCCCTACATTCCCACCAGTCAGGAACTCAAAAGCAAACCTACCCAGCACTCCATTATCGAGTTGCGCCGCTTGGGAGTGAGCGCACATATCATCTTGGCGCGCTGTAGCCAGCCCTTAAGTCTTGAGCTCAAGAGAAAGATTGCCAGTAGTTGCGATGTGCCTGTAGAGAATGTCATCGAGGCTAGGGATGTGCCTAGCATTTACGCCTGCCCTTCAGAATATCTCAAAGAGGGTTTGTTAGAGGCGATCTGCACCCATTTTAATATCCAAGCCCAACCAGACACCCAAAAACTGCAAGTATGGGACAACCTCGTAACCCATATCCTCAACCCCAAGCGCACGATCAAAATCGGCTTTGTGGGTAAGTATGTGCATTTGGTCGAATCCTATAAAAGCTATTTAGAGAGCATGGTTTGTGTGGGCGCGCATTTGCAGGTAAAAGTCGAAGTGGTCTTTATTAATAGCGAAGAGCTGGAATTGCAAGAGGGCGAAACAGAAGCACATTTGCGCGCGCGTGTGGCTACAGCCCTAGATCATCTACAAGGTATTTTAGTGCCCGGGGGCTTTGGGACGCGCGGGATTGAGGGGATGATCAACGCCATCACGCACGCCCGCACGCACCATATCCCCTTTTTAGGGGTGTGTTTGGGAGCGCAGTTGATGGTGGTTGAGTTTGCAAGGCATGTTCTAGGTTTGCACGGAGCGCATTCGAGCGAATTTGATCCTAAATGCGCGCATCCGGTGGTGCATTTGCTAGAGAGTCAGGAGAATATCACCCACAAGGGTTCTAGCATGCGCTTAGGCACGCACACCATCGCGCTCAAAGAGGGCTCGCCCATTGCGAAGGCTTATGGCGCGCTGGAAGTCCAAGAACGCCACCGCCACCGCTACACCATCAACAAGGCTTATGTAGAATCCTACGCCCAGCATGGTTTAGAAGTGGTGGCACACAGCCCCCAAGATCAGCTCATAGAAGGGCTAGCCCTCCCTGCAGAGAAGTTTTTTATAGGAGTCCAATACCATCCCGAATTTACCTCCCGCCTCATTGCTCCTAATCCTCTCTTTAAGGCTTTTGTGCAAGCCTGCTTGTAA
- the recA gene encoding recombinase RecA, whose product MDEQKQKALDLAIRQIDKTFGKGALMRWGDKEIEPIEATSTGSLGLDMALGIGGVPRGRIIEIYGPESSGKTTLTLHVIAQAQKEGGVCAFIDAEHALDVEYAKKLGVDVDNLLISQPDTGEEALEILETLARSGAVDVIAVDSVAALTPRAEIEGDMGDQHVGLQARLMSQALRKITGVLHKMNTTLIFINQIRMKIGMMGYGSPETTTGGNALKFYASVRLDIRRIATLKQNDQSIGNRVKVKVVKNKVAPPFKEAEFDVIYGEGISRVGELIDYGVKLEIVEKNGAWFSYQDKKLGQGKEASRLLLKENPELALEIEAKIKEKLHFSQKTPSLS is encoded by the coding sequence ATGGACGAACAAAAACAAAAAGCCTTAGACTTGGCCATCAGACAAATTGATAAAACCTTTGGCAAGGGTGCGTTGATGCGTTGGGGGGATAAAGAAATTGAGCCTATTGAGGCCACTTCTACGGGCTCTTTGGGTTTAGATATGGCGCTAGGTATTGGGGGTGTGCCTAGGGGGCGCATCATAGAAATTTATGGCCCTGAATCAAGTGGAAAAACAACACTCACTTTGCATGTCATTGCACAAGCGCAAAAAGAGGGAGGAGTCTGCGCCTTTATTGATGCCGAACATGCCCTAGATGTCGAATATGCCAAGAAGCTAGGCGTGGATGTGGATAATTTGCTCATCTCTCAGCCAGATACCGGTGAAGAAGCCCTAGAGATTTTAGAAACTCTAGCGCGCAGTGGAGCCGTGGATGTGATCGCGGTAGATTCTGTAGCCGCACTCACTCCCCGCGCGGAGATCGAGGGAGATATGGGAGATCAACATGTGGGTTTGCAAGCGCGCTTGATGAGTCAGGCCTTGCGCAAGATCACGGGCGTATTACACAAAATGAACACTACTCTTATTTTTATCAACCAAATCCGCATGAAAATTGGCATGATGGGCTATGGTAGTCCAGAAACCACCACCGGGGGCAATGCGTTAAAATTCTACGCTAGTGTGCGCTTGGATATTCGCCGTATCGCTACCCTCAAGCAAAACGATCAATCTATAGGCAATCGCGTCAAAGTAAAGGTTGTTAAAAATAAAGTCGCTCCGCCTTTCAAAGAGGCAGAATTTGATGTGATCTATGGCGAGGGGATTAGCCGTGTTGGCGAGTTGATTGATTACGGAGTGAAATTGGAGATTGTGGAGAAAAATGGCGCATGGTTTAGTTACCAAGATAAAAAATTAGGGCAGGGCAAGGAAGCTTCTAGGTTGCTACTCAAAGAAAATCCAGAATTAGCCCTAGAAATTGAAGCAAAGATTAAAGAAAAATTGCATTTTTCTCAGAAAACCCCATCTCTCTCTTAA
- the thrS gene encoding threonine--tRNA ligase yields the protein MSGELIGVKKAEVIYDMQSAQELGLLQEGQPVAGAQAILFGESQEALEILRHSCAHLMAQAIAQLYPDAQFFVGPVVEEGFYYDFKTQTKISEEDLARIEARMLEIAKRAHPITKSYCSRQEAQQRFKNDSLKRAVMANIPDDKLSIYAQGEFEDLCRGPHLPNTKFLQHFKLTKLAGAYLGGDASQEMLQRIYGIAFATKQSLKDYLTQLEEAKKRDHRKLGQELGLFRFDEEVGAGLPIWLPNGMRLRKRIEDLLSVALLRSGYEPVRGPEILKSSLWKISGHYENYKENMYFTTIDEVEYGIKPMNCVGHIKVYQHALRSYRDLPLRFYEYGVVHRHEQSGVLHGLLRVREFTQDDAHIFCRFDQIKAEVQAILAFTKRVMGAFGFDYEMELSTKPTKYIGSDEVWEQATSALKEALEEQGVPFKVDEGGGAFYGPKIDIKITDAIRRKWQCGTVQVDMNLPARFHLSYASEQDSPEMPVMIHRAILGSFERFIAVLTEHYGGNFPFFIAPVQVALVPISADQHDYAQDLCTQLRHAGIFAEVANKNESLAKRIRTLEKQKVPLIAVIGAKETQENALAIRDRALGEQYTMDSKEFINMCQEKMQEVSF from the coding sequence TTGTCAGGCGAACTTATAGGGGTTAAAAAGGCAGAGGTGATTTACGATATGCAGAGTGCGCAAGAGTTAGGACTCTTGCAAGAAGGGCAACCGGTAGCGGGCGCACAAGCTATCTTATTTGGGGAAAGTCAAGAGGCTTTAGAAATTCTGCGCCATTCCTGCGCGCACCTGATGGCACAAGCCATTGCACAACTCTACCCCGATGCACAATTTTTTGTCGGTCCTGTGGTAGAAGAGGGCTTTTACTACGATTTTAAAACCCAAACCAAGATTTCAGAGGAAGATTTAGCGCGCATTGAGGCTAGGATGTTAGAAATCGCCAAGCGCGCCCACCCCATTACTAAAAGCTATTGTAGCCGCCAAGAAGCCCAGCAACGCTTTAAAAATGACTCTCTTAAACGAGCCGTGATGGCCAATATCCCCGATGACAAATTGAGCATTTACGCGCAAGGGGAGTTTGAGGATTTGTGTCGGGGTCCCCACTTACCCAATACAAAGTTTCTACAGCACTTCAAACTCACTAAGCTGGCTGGAGCTTACTTGGGAGGAGACGCTAGCCAAGAGATGTTACAGCGCATTTATGGAATCGCCTTTGCCACCAAGCAGAGTCTAAAAGACTATTTAACTCAATTAGAAGAAGCTAAAAAGCGCGATCACCGCAAATTAGGGCAGGAATTAGGACTCTTTAGATTTGATGAGGAAGTGGGGGCAGGTTTGCCAATTTGGCTACCCAATGGTATGCGTTTGCGTAAGCGTATAGAGGATTTATTGAGTGTGGCATTGTTGCGTAGTGGGTATGAGCCCGTGCGCGGTCCTGAAATCCTTAAGAGTAGCTTGTGGAAGATCAGCGGGCATTATGAAAATTACAAAGAAAACATGTATTTTACGACCATTGATGAGGTGGAATACGGCATTAAGCCTATGAATTGTGTGGGGCATATCAAGGTCTATCAGCACGCTCTGCGCTCTTATCGCGATCTCCCCTTGCGTTTTTATGAATACGGGGTGGTGCATAGGCATGAGCAAAGCGGGGTTTTGCATGGACTTTTGAGGGTGCGTGAATTCACCCAAGATGATGCGCACATTTTCTGCCGTTTTGATCAGATCAAAGCAGAAGTGCAAGCGATTTTAGCCTTCACTAAAAGGGTGATGGGAGCTTTTGGCTTTGATTATGAAATGGAGCTCTCCACCAAGCCTACTAAATACATCGGGAGCGATGAGGTGTGGGAGCAAGCCACTAGCGCGCTTAAAGAGGCCCTAGAGGAACAGGGTGTGCCCTTTAAGGTCGATGAGGGCGGGGGGGCATTTTATGGACCTAAGATTGACATCAAAATCACGGACGCGATTAGGCGCAAATGGCAGTGTGGCACCGTGCAGGTGGATATGAATCTACCCGCGCGTTTTCATCTCAGTTATGCGAGCGAACAAGACAGCCCAGAAATGCCTGTGATGATTCACCGCGCCATCTTAGGATCGTTTGAGCGTTTTATCGCCGTGCTTACAGAACACTATGGCGGAAATTTCCCATTTTTCATTGCACCCGTGCAGGTCGCGCTCGTGCCCATTTCTGCAGACCAACACGATTACGCACAAGACCTTTGCACCCAACTACGCCATGCAGGCATTTTTGCAGAAGTGGCAAACAAAAATGAGAGTTTAGCCAAGCGTATCCGCACCTTAGAAAAACAAAAAGTGCCCCTGATTGCGGTGATAGGGGCTAAAGAAACCCAGGAGAATGCCCTAGCTATTCGCGATCGCGCTTTAGGAGAACAATACACTATGGACAGCAAGGAGTTTATCAACATGTGTCAAGAGAAAATGCAAGAGGTTAGTTTTTGA